In Primulina eburnea isolate SZY01 chromosome 3, ASM2296580v1, whole genome shotgun sequence, one DNA window encodes the following:
- the LOC140828692 gene encoding kinesin-like protein NACK2: MCLVIFSYLELRVILFILVVEKKQLVKHFHDEVARLEAEIQNPEPYNSPSLRSLLREKEMKIQQMEREIHELKRQRDCVQSQLELERSSHKEQKASEDHQPSRHVVKHLSYDENVSLSSKCDSKSQDKEERGKLQTSTGVLVNEIRNLETRRRQLGEEAIVH; encoded by the exons ATGTGCCTGGTCATTTTTTCATATTTGGAGCTGAGGGTTATTTTATTTATCTTGGTTGTTGAAAAGAAGCAACTAGTAAAGCATTTTCATGACGAAGTTGCCAGACTTGAAGCAGAGATTCAAAACCCTGAACCATATAACTCTCCATCCTTGAGGTCTTTGTTGAGGGAAAAGGAAATGAAAATACAGCAG ATGGAGAGAGAGATTCATGAGCTGAAGCGTCAGAGAGACTGTGTTCAATCTCAGCTCGAGCTAGAAAGAAGTTCACACAAAGAGCAGAAG GCATCAGAGGATCACCAGCCTTCTCGTCATGTGGTTAAACATCTTTCTTATGACGAGAATGTCTCACTTTCCAGCAAATGTGATTCCAAAAGCCAAGATAAGGAAGAAAGGGGGAAACTACAGACTTCTACAGGTGTTCTGGTTAATGAAATCAGAAATCTGGAGACTCGGCGAAGACAACTTGGTGAAGAGGCAATCGTGCACTAG
- the LOC140828126 gene encoding auxin-responsive protein SAUR76-like, whose translation MARGGKLNKIKSVLKKMQSFKLSRSNASSIAAAAIPSDDDDDDSASKNLHAVYVGNSRRRYLITSDVMESPLFRELVGRRGSGGDQESVTVACEVVLFEHLLWMLENADPRSESLGELVEFYAY comes from the coding sequence ATGGCCAGAGGAGGAAAGCTCAACAAGATCAAGTCCGTCCTCAAGAAGATGCAGTCCTTCAAGCTCAGCCGCTCCAACGCCAGCTCCATCGCCGCCGCCGCCATTCCATCcgacgacgacgacgacgacTCCGCCTCCAAGAACCTCCACGCGGTCTACGTCGGCAATTCTCGGCGGCGCTACCTCATAACCTCCGACGTCATGGAGAGCCCTCTCTTCCGCGAGCTCGTCGGGCGTCGGGGATCCGGCGGCGATCAGGAGTCGGTCACCGTAGCATGTGAGGTTGTGCTGTTCGAGCACCTGCTCTGGATGCTTGAGAACGCCGATCCTCGGTCGGAGTCGCTGGGCGAGCTGGTGGAGTTCTACGCATACTAA
- the LOC140828128 gene encoding probable flavin-containing monooxygenase 1: MANQSKIAIIGGGISGIAAAKQLRKHNPVVFEATDCIGGVWKHCAFRTTKLQTPRCDYEFSDFPWAERDNSSFPSNIEILEYVHQYATHFDVLKFVEFNSKVVEIRFIGDRQKSDEYGSLLSGQPVWEVGVQTSGSETIQWYTFECVVICAGKYGDVPMIPKFPNNKGPEVYKGKVLHTLDYCKMNQEETTKLLKGKKVVIFGFKKSAIDLAYECALENQGPEGQTCTMVIRTLRWTVPHYSVWGLPFSMFYSTRAAQFLHERPNQGFFRSHICTALSPMRKMMSKIIESYLTWTLPLEKYGLKPDHPFEEDYASCQMPILPENFFCEAEKGKIDFKRASKWGFYEGGVELDDGSRLEADVVVLATGFDGKQKLNAMIPDPFRSLLEFPSGMMPLYKGTINPLIPNMAFVGYIESVSNLHTAEIRCKWLSRLVDDQFKLPSVEKMLGDTMEEIDIMKRTTRFYKRSCISTFSINHTDEICEEMGWKPWRKSNWIAEAFSPYNSLDYAEKED, from the exons ATGGCAAATCAATCCAAGATCGCCATTATCGGAGGCGGCATCAGCGGAATCGCCGCAGCGAAGCAGCTCCGGAAACACAACCCTGTGGTGTTTGAAGCCACCGACTGCATCGGCGGCGTTTGGAAGCACTGCGCTTTCCGTACCACAAAGCTGCAGACACCTCGGTGTGACTACGAGTTCTCGGATTTTCCGTGGGCTGAAAGGGATAACTCCAGTTTCCCTTCCAATATAGAGATATTGGAGTATGTGCATCAATATGCAACGCATTTTGATGTGCTGAAATTCGTGGAATTCAACTCGAAGGTGGTCGAGATTCGCTTCATCGGTGACCGTCAGAAGTCGGATGAATACGGGAGTTTGCTGTCCGGTCAGCCAGTTTGGGAAGTCGGAGTTCAAACAAGCGGGTCGGAGACGATTCAG TGGTATACGTTCGAGTGTGTGGTGATATGCGCTGGGAAATATGGCGATGTCCCAATGATACCCAAATTTCCAAATAACAAAGGGCCTGAGGTATACAAAGGGAAAGTGCTGCACACGCTAGACTACTGCAAAATGAACCAAGAGGAAACAACAAAGTTGCTCAAAGGGAAGAAAGTTGTAATATTTGGATTCAAGAAATCTGCCATAGATTTGGCATATGAATGTGCTCTAGAAAATCAAG GACCAGAAGGTCAAACTTGTACCATGGTTATAAGGACTCTGCGATGGACAGTTCCACATTATTCAGTATGGGGTTTACCGTTTTCCATGTTCTATTCCACAAGGGCTGCCCAATTCCTCCACGAAAGACCCAATCAAGGCTTCTTTAGGTCCCATATTTGTACCGCACTCTCTCCTATG AGAAAAATGATGTCAAAGATTATTGAATCATACTTGACATGGACACTTCCGTTGGAGAAATATGGGTTGAAACCCGATCATCCTTTCGAGGAAGATTATGCGTCGTGCCAAATGCCTATCTTGCCGGAAAATTTCTTCTGTGAGGCAGAAAAAGGAAAGATTGACTTCAAAAGAGCTTCGAAGTGGGGTTTTTATGAAGGGGGAGTCGAGCTCGACGATGGCAGCAGACTGGAGGCGGACGTGGTGGTTCTTGCAACGGGTTTCGATGGAAAGCAGAAGCTCAACGCCATGATCCCTGATCCATTCCGAAGTTTGCTTGAGTTTCCTTCTGGCATGATGCCCTTATACAA GGGAACGATTAATCCGCTTATCCCTAACATGGCCTTTGTCGGTTACATCGAGAGCGTCTCCAATCTGCACACGGCCGAAATACGCTGCAAATGGCTATCAAGGCTCGTGGATGACCAATTCAAACTGCCGAGTGTCGAAAAAATGCTCGGGGACACGATGGAGGAGATAGATATCATGAAGAGGACAACAAGATTCTACAAAAGAAGCTGCATATCTACTTTCAGCATCAACCATACAGATGAGATTTGTGAAGAAATGGGATGGAAACCATGGAGGAAAAGCAACTGGATTGCTGAGGCTTTTAGCCCTTACAACAGCCTAGACTATGCAGAAAAGGAAGACTAA